The DNA window TCCACTtatataaaattgatatttcgcgcctttttatgCTGACAAAATTGGTTTGTCAGACTACATCTGCTACtatatactaattataatttgtcTTAAATGTGATACAAAGTAAACTTtcactaaataaatactaactgGGATGTTCCATGTAAGTTGGCATCATCATTGTTTCGATCTTGTGCTCCTCTTTCcagtgaaagaacattttctttattattgcCCACACCAAAGCTATCAAAAATATGCTCACTCCAAAAAGAATGGTGTAAAGTGCCATTTAAATTGAGTTTACAAGATATAATGGCCATTAAATACATAATTCTAAGCTAACAATTCCTGCTACAAATCAGCATGGCAAAggcaaatgtaaataataaaaaaatatataaaaaatagtttgacTGAGTTTGACGTGTTGTCAAAATTTCCTGGCTTAATACAGGTAATAAatcaaagagtagtataatatggttaaatacattattaacatatgaaataatattttgcgCGGGAATTTCCAAGGGAATTTTACGCAAAACTCTACACTAACACAAtgtgagggcctactgcgaaacaagaaaatcgaaattacgttatctacctctctatcactcgtgcgtattcgagcgataaagaggctgATAACaacatttcgattttcgcgtttcgcggtGGGACTTTGAAAACAAACctccttgatgcatcaatgtcatattttattatctgtgaaaacttgtcaactgtttaaggcatagtatgtataaattACTCTACGGTTTACAATTTGTGCTAGTGCTGTACTCTGGCGGCTGAAGATTGCAGCTATTAGCATTCTATACTCTGGATACAGCAACCTTTTCAGTTGAAAaagaggaatttaaaaaaatataggcgcCAATATTTGActttccgtacaaactttgaatttcgcgcctttccTACTGACATGTGGGGTGTATTcactataattttattattttttcaatgcaACTGAAGATTATAAATTCGATCATTAATAAAACACCTTTTGCCCTGGCTGTTTCGTTAATTTCCAAGGTCTCAATTTTGtgcatgaaaattaaaaaaaacaacttgtgGCGCGAAGCGAAGTGGTTCGTGTTGAACTAGTTAAACTTTTTAGTTGTTGAAGTTTTTATCTGACGCGGCAagaatgaaattatttattatttaatcataTTCCTAATTACTTCACCGATATTAGCATTATGTTTTTGATTTATAACAACAAAACAGTTACATGGATAAAGAACTAAAAATGGGTTTTGATAAATATGGTaagtttatcttttattttggAAGTGGAATTGTagtttctaatttaataaatttattttaaacgtttattattatgatttttagTGCACCATATTTCACAAAAATATCGCATCGCCGTCGCTATTTCGGTGATAAAATCAAAACCAGAAAATGTATCAATCGAAGAATATTTAATACAGCTTCAAAACAAAATCCGGTATATGGAAACGGACCCAAACGAAACTGTGTGTAGCgacgattttaattttgatgaCGATGATATTTGGAACGAAAAACAACCTGACACTCAAATGCAATGCACTGAAACTGATATGGTAAATGAAAATCGGGTAAACTGTTCAGTAGAAGGAAATGATAGCCAGGGTAGTCAAACGATTCTAAATGATTTCGTTATTAACGATGCCTGTATTGCGCAAAGAGATAATTCTTTAGTAGATACGATAAGGTTGCTGAAAGAAGTGTCTACAGTTCAGGCACaggtatgtaatttaatttttgcggatagaaaactatttttataagcttttatttaactttcaatGTATTTATACCTATGTAACTATGTTTACGTCTCTTGCAAGTAATATTTGACTTACTTCCCGGagttcccggtttccgatttaagctgaaaatttgcatacatatgtaagtcgggtgacaatgcaatattatggtaccatcgagctggtctgatgatggagacaggaggtggccataggaactctgggATAAAACAACGCTAGCTAATTGTTTTTGGGGTTTTTGAAATTGTCCTGATGAGTATTACTTGCCCGTGGAAAAAATCActtgtaccaattttttttattattatttatacttagcCAGTTCATAACTTATTTCTGATGTGCCATCGgacaatttccaaaatttggGAATTTTCCAATGAAAATATTCAGAAACTcctcatatttttgtatatggATAGAAATATCCCGTTTCCAAAAAGAGTTACCTTCATTTCCTATGATATTTCCGAGAAAATTTCCAACTTTGAAACTTTCCGCAGCTTGAACATTTGTACTTATATCTTGTTGCCTTGCTTATCGAAGATGCActtgcatgaaaaaaaaaaaacgtttaaattAAGACCTCATTAAAGGAGGACAAGATAAACAATAGCATGAATTTTCCAATGTGAATACTGCATTTGTGATAAGCAGGGTAGGTTTATCATCCTAGAACTTAAGCTCTTTTTACGCCAAACCAAACTCACaatatattaagtaggtacttacctcccttttttttcgattttatatctctctctgtgtgtgtgtgtcgtcCTTGTATGTCATTAACAGTGATCGGCACGACCCGTGTCGCACGGTGTCAAtgacctcaatcattatgttaaCATGGATATGCCCCGAGATTTCGGTCTTTTTAGGAAGTCAGTATTTCCGATTATAGTACATAAAGGTATTCATAAAATGCATGTAGGCATAAAATGACATCAAGTTCGTTCGTTTGAGGAAAGGTCAGAGTTCTCCTACGCGTCATATTCAGGACACCAACGAGCAACAGTTCACTTTGTCCAATCAGCAGCCAATAGGAAGTCCAGTTAGTGTAACATAAGAGATTATCGAGTCCGTAAAACAAGCCAAAGTCGTTGAAATAAACACTGAGATAATAAGGAACTTTAACAACACGTGCGAACTTAATGAACCGAGGAACATAAGTAAACATATTTGCCATTAGAAAATAGTTGACATCCTTATCAGTAAACGAGAAAAGGATGGCATTAACTCTTTATTTAGGCATTTCAATTAGCCGTCTTTTTTGCACCGCACCAGTTTAAACAAACGCAAACAATAGAAAATTCGCAAATGACCTTCGATAAGCCAGGTAGTCGGTCGAAGGGTTTAGTTGCACTTGAAATGGTTATACCGTTTTAACACTTACGTATTTTGTATGAGTGCAAAATTACGTGCCGCTACTTAATATTtcacaaactgtcaaattgaaatattcaacattcgaaatatatcaattttttatttaataattaactatacattttataagcttatttaacactttatcgtatatttgcaaatatatatcatacaataaaattattctattaaaCAAAATCACGGAGTTATAATCTAATCATGTCCATATCATGATTTCTGCTCGCAATCCCGCGGTGCGTCACGGGTCGTGCCGATCACTGGTCATTAACTTAAGAGGCACCTTGTAGCGTGAAATTTGCgttgtattttatgtattttacagGTTGTATAGGGCCAAACATATAAGAACAATAggaaccgtgcgcgttggagggtctgccatcttgtggcctgaatagtaaccataaacatgtacatttacacgtcatgtgttttcttgtgcatagtaggttctgccatcttgtgggctacatcggaacaataaacatcacatttacgcctcgcgccaaaaatctgacggctcctgtgctgcctcctacagttcatgcacgctccctatcacCATTACTCACCATCAtgaaaattgattgtaatagagaagtaaagtctaagaaaaaaacgtggcCAAAACAGAtgaaacagatggcgctgtactatGCCCTATATTCTGCGGTCACTAAATTTTCAAACGTCGACTTTTGACAAAcgtagaacgtagtgattatatacTCTTTGACAATCTGAAATACCGCAAAATATATGGAACTGTAGAGGGCCGTCTCGTTTACCTATCAAATTTGAAGCACGAAATTgccttagattttacgcatctacACAACACACACACTAAAGAGGGTTAACAAGTgaccaaaaaataaatatccgaatataACAATGATACCTCGCTGGCATTCGAGAGCTTTACACTGATATGGATATTGGACGAACTTtaacgtgagagtcagaatggcgggtgtacctaaataaaattaaatgaaaaccataccatatttttgtacctaatttgtactatttagtacctcctttaaaaaaaattgtacctcacggtacttaaagttatcaccaaaaaacaggtcacccgccatcctgacagtcagaatggcgggtgtactttattacgctatgttcccgtggttattgataaattctataaaagccaaatttttgtaccttttttgtaccttcatattcaattataatacgagtcattttatttttggtttccaagttttactcattttatattttgcttgctattaaaattttgcaggcgttataatttttcaaattatcgatttcatttttaagaaaaaacgctaaggtacaattatttttattacgccaggatttagtacctttaatgtttaatctgttaagttcaaataactcagtaaatcatgtcttaaaaaaggctaggcgccaattcaaagaaatctacctaagaaaaatcatttttaagacatgattttctgagctattagaacttaacagattaaacattaaaggtactaaatcctggcgtaataaaaataattgtaccttagcgttaaaaaaggctaggcgctaattcaaagaaatcttcctaagaaaaatcatttttaagacatgattttctgagttatttgaacttaacagattaaacattaaaggtactaacctggcgtaataaaaataattgtaccttagcgttttttcttaaaatttaatcgataacttgaaaaattattacgcctgcaaaattgtaatagcaagcaaaatataaaatgagtaaaacttggaaagcacaaataaaatgactcatattataattaaatatgaaggtacaaaaaaggtacaaaaatttggcttttatagaatttatcaataaccacgggaacatagcgtaataaagtacacccgccattctgactgtcaggatggcgggtgacctgttttttgatcataactttacgtaccgtgaggtacaaattttttttaacgaggtactaaatagtacaaattaggtacaaaaatatggtatgcttttcatttgattttatttaggtacacccgcgattctgactctcacactTTAACTTAGATTAATTTAGTTAACAAGTACTTACACTTACTTTACTTACCTACTCATTTGTTGAAACTATTTCAGCCCGACGATGACCAAATGTTTAGTCAATTGACGTTCTGTGAAAGTCAAGAAAACCCAGATAACATCACCAATTCCTACagcaaaagtaataaaataatagtagataATTATGAGCACCCTAAAAATATTGTTGCAAATAATAATATGGACTCGCAAGAAACTCAACTCTATACCCTGTATGGTTTCACGCAAGACTACTCTCATGTCAGTCAAACTCAGGACGAATATTTTATCATACCTGataaatatataagaaataacGCTAATAATGGTATACAAGATAATGTAAATGAAGTAAATGAAGATAGGCAAAGGTTTAGTGTTAGTCAAAATGTACCGGCAGAAAATAAAATGCATGACAAAGAAAGTGAAAGAATTGAAAAACCAATGAATGAAAATCTGATGACAGTAAACGTAGAAAATAATCTTAGAAATACACAACTACAGTATAATTATCATAATGATACAAAAATTACTCACAAAACTGGAGTAGTATCAGGCGATATCATTGATATAACTAATAATGTTATGAAAGAAATAGAAACATTTCAAAATATTGCTAATTCATTGGACACAAACGAAGACAAACATGgtattaataaaactacaaacaataaCACATACGGGAATATGACTGAAACGTAtgtaacaaatacaaatgtaaAAGAAACAAATGCTAACAACACTTTTGACAGTCAAAAAGTAACtaatgaatttataaataacagtaataaaaatcaaaattatacacACGATAGTCAATATAATAGCGacattaacacaaaaataacaaaaattaacAACACTGATGATGTCCAACATGAATTAGATGGAAATTTTGAAGTAGCAATGGATATAGATGAAACGGAAAGTGATGAAAATGTACAAGAAAGAGTACCGTTTAAAGTAGTTGAAGAGTTGAGCAGGGTAAAGACGTATTTGAACAGGAAAGACAGGAAATACGATGGATGTTCCACCGATTCTGGGTACAGAAGCGATTCGCAGCACAGAAATTCACTGAGAAGTGGTAAGTATCATACATAGTCCATAcacgatatatttttattgttttacagtcgccatcagatatatcggagcggccgaggtgctcaaaaatatctgaacacgcactctaacgccttgacaatagaggcgtgttcagatatttatgagcaccttcgccgctccgatatatctgatggcgactgtacaggatgtattttaattattattcataccACAGGCTTCACTTTTAGGTGTCGACACACCtacagttagaccaagctaactctgcagcgattttgatagcagactgtgcaagtgttatttcagacgttaaacttctatgaaatcgtgacgtttataataacacttgcacagactatgctgttaaaatcgctgcagagtaaGCTTGACCTGATTTTACCTacgtatacctatataattaaattgatatagACACAAATATGTCTGCCAGAAATCTGTTCGCACACATATCAATGCTTATTTTCTGTCACACATCACATATTTGTCCGCCAGACATTGTAATTATGCTtggtggtacagtcagcgtcatatacttcgtagcagtcaaagtggccaaatagttcggtacaccatactaaatatatggtgtaccgaactatttggctactttggttgctaaaaagtatttgacgctgactgtaccatagagaaataagtaagcatagtaCTCACTCCTTAATTTGAACCTATCCAGGATGAGCAAGAAAATGGgccatatatgtatatttaggtacagccaccatcagatatatcggagcggccgaggtaataaataaataataataaataaataaatattataggacatgattacacaaattcactaagtcccacagtaagctcaataaggcttgtgttgagggtacttagacaacgatatatataatatataaatatttataaatacttaaatacatagaaaacacccatgactcaggaacaaatatccatgctcatcacacgaaaaaatgcccttaccaggatttgaacccgggaccatcggcttcataggcagggtcactacccactaggccagaccggtcgtcaaaaatatgtaaacacgcactctaacgccttgacaatagaggcgtgttcagatatttgtgagcaccttggccgcttcgatatacctgatggcgactgtacattagttcgtcaggtgacaactaAAATTCGCTAATTACCCTCACAAGGTCAGAGCCATAGTGAGCCGTACAATTACctaaataaggttgatttttgtttgattattttttatagtgAGTTGTGGTGGTCACCTGacaagtttttagtttttttctatagtctaatttgtttttacgttTCCAGCGTCTCAGCCGTCAGGCGGCTGGTTGAACCAGTCCGCCCACTGCCTGTACAGCCACATCATGCAAGCCACGCCGACAGACGACATCGTCAAAGAGATTTcccaggtacagtcagcgtcaaatacttcgtagcagtcaaagtagccaaatagttcggtacaccatatatttagtatatggTATGGTATCATAAAAATCTATGCAACCATGAACAACATAATTAACAAAGTGATATATATGTGAAACATGTACCCTGGCAAGGTgtagcaatagttatttgtttaacaaggaggcaaagttgtttaaccgttcatgctaatattgatacccgagcgaaagattccaaaattgaaccacgagcctagcgagtggaatcttgagcattgcgagggtttcaaggcacgagggttaaactaattttgccaccgagtgaaacacaaaatttaacatcacaccaacgcgaagaaaatagtaactataaaacatgaaacaaaatttaatccaaatgaatatttatcattcaaatccATCATAATCATCACGGCTggtagaattttattttattttattttattcggaaaactaacagcttaagtaaactaaaactaggttaacataaatatgtatcagggaagccaattacaaggtttccacagacaggatacaaaggtagtcatattacaggtattataagtcaattctaccagccaaaataaggaaacaactcaaaatttgcatcagattacttttttaacaagcatacggcccgcctgatggtaagcagtctccgtagcctatgtacgcctgcaactccagaggagttgggcgtgggcgttgccgaccctaaacccgaaCCCCttagttgagctctggtaaccttactcaccggcaggaacacaacactatgagtagggtgtagtgttatttggctgcggtattctgtaaggtggaggtacttccccagtcgggctctgctctagatctggaatggcatccactggctgtgccctaccacacaaagcgagatgacattcacaatgcccatacctctcttttggacgtagtttaaggacgtacccgggtccaacaatcagattactttgccacacatgtgaataaaatgcaaccaAGGGTGCCTTTACAAGCTGGTGTGGTGCAgattacgctcagtgagagcgAGAAAACAACACAAACTTGCAGCACCTTAAATGTTTGTTGTAGGTGTTAGGCAAGCTAATAGACAAGTTACACGAAGAGGAAAACTACCCTCCGTTTTTGGAAGAACTACTCGAGACGGTCGACCGCATGCTTCGCGACATACACACAGACGGATGCACAGACAACTTGGTGAgttcatatacataatagtacattacgatacaagtgcgaaaaataggaaattcgaaacgagtggcgataaattaaaacacgaccgaagggagtgttttaaatcgacacgagttgcgaattacctattcgcacatgtatcgtacaacgttttacagtacatatggccctttaaatgttcgacacagtaacgtaatatgctacttctcgcactagtgctataaagtagccccatatgtactgtaaataatattttaagaatatattataatatttgtttttgtttcacaGCTTTTACGATCAGTGTTgcttgaaataaatacattatataattttaacaaagtTCACAATTTAAACCTTAATGCGACGACATAAGGTCTTAAATACGTATAGTAAGTAcgaccatagagaaataagaagcaTAGAGGACTCTCTCCATACGTCATTTTTGGTACCAactcctgcttgtaatattagttgtaaattattgagaaatacaattttcgtcagtcgcgtCACCCGAGACCAATCTAGATCCCGAACTAAAATAGAGGTGCAACTGATCATTGTATGTCCAAGTTTACTATCCACGTTTACATTATCACACTGCCTTCTCTCAAAAACCTTTTTCGACATActtaaaaacatcaaaatatatGCATTTGCTATAATTTCCAATGATCTGAATTTTCCCATAATCAGGCTCTCTTGTGTCAGCGTGAGTGCCGGATTAACGGGATTGAGCTGTAATTGGAGTAAGGCGAACATTAGTATTACCAAAGATAGATTgattaagatgtgtaaaatctaagacaattccgtacttcgaatttgacaggtaaacgagatggcgctgtacagctccatacattttgcggtaactctgactgtcaaatattgacgtttgacaattcagtgaccgcaaaacatatagcgcagtacagcgccatctgttttggatgtcaaactaagaggcacgtttttttcttagactttacctttctattaaatataatagtatttatttgtctatcaatttttagtatttttttgcgCACAGATGGCTTCGATGCCGTCTGGCGCAAGAAAACTGCCTCACTACTTGGCAGGGTGCGCGGGAGTGGCAACAGCATTTTAAGCATGATAGCCAATAAGTTtgattacagtacatatggggctactttatagcactagtgcgagaagtagcatattacgttactgtgtcgaacatttaaagggccatatgtactgtaaaacgttgtacgatacatgtgcgaataggtaattcgcaactcgtgtcgatttaaaacactcccttcggtcgtgttttaatttatcgccactcgtttcgaatttcctatttttcgcacttgtatcgtaatgtactattgtcctcttatgtgcaaaatgagccagaggactaaatcacttttattaatttattattagcgtTAGTAAACTAACATGTAGATTAAGTTCATAACTAACAATTATGTGGACCATTATgttgtctataataaataaataataataataataaagtgaaATTTCTCATttgttttcagattttaaacAAAGACGAAAAGATCCAACGTATGATCCTAGTAAATAAATCgaaacatatattaaaatatagcatagaaaaaataacagCCATACT is part of the Cydia pomonella isolate Wapato2018A chromosome 27, ilCydPomo1, whole genome shotgun sequence genome and encodes:
- the LOC133532774 gene encoding uncharacterized protein LOC133532774, coding for MDIDETESDENVQERVPFKVVEELSRVKTYLNRKDRKYDGCSTDSGYRSDSQHRNSLRSASQPSGGWLNQSAHCLYSHIMQATPTDDIVKEISQVLGKLIDKLHEEENYPPFLEELLETVDRMLRDIHTDGCTDNLILNKDEKIQRMILVNKSKHILKYSIEKITAILQQLHTNLTQENPYECTNIVDLENICYIFHMLEIFLKRYKKVKDSNQSQNSQDTLPKRSSLAELWRKKWNPNSKEIVKHENKICVLKGCSEILNKIIVECMNGYSLVSYAALQCFNLIQD